A part of Saimiri boliviensis isolate mSaiBol1 chromosome 11, mSaiBol1.pri, whole genome shotgun sequence genomic DNA contains:
- the OPRD1 gene encoding delta-type opioid receptor isoform X2, whose amino-acid sequence MYTKMKTATNIYIFNLALADALATSTLPFQSAKYLMETWPFGQLLCKAVLSIDYYNMFTSIFTLTMMSVDRYIAVCHPVKALDFRTPAKAKLINICIWVLASGVGVPIMVMAVTRPRDGAVVCMLQFPSPSWYWDTVTKICVFLFAFVVPILIITVCYGLMLLRLRSVRLLSGSKEKDRSLRRITRMVLVVVGAFVVCWAPIHIFVIVWTLVDIDRRDPLVVAALHLCIALGYANSSLNPVLYAFLDENFKRCFRQLCRKPCGRREPSSFSRAREATARERVTACTPSDGPGGGAAA is encoded by the exons AT GTACACTAAGATGAAGACAGCCACCAACATCTACATCTTCAACCTGGCCTTGGCCGATGCACTGGCCACCAGCACGCTGCCCTTCCAGAGTGCCAAGTACCTGATGGAGACGTGGCCCTTTGGCCAGCTGCTCTGCAAGGCTGTGCTCTCCATTGACTACTACAATATGTTCACCAGCATCTTCACACTCACCATGATGAGTGTCGACCGCTACATCGCTGTCTGCCACCCTGTCAAGGCCCTGGATTTCCGCACACCTGCCAAGGCCAAGCTCATCAACATCTGCATCTGGGTCCTGGCCTCGGGTGTTGGCGTGCCCATCATGGTCATGGCGGTGACGCGTCCCCGGG ACGGGGCGGTAGTGTGCATGCTCCAGTTCCCCAGCCCCAGCTGGTACTGGGACACGGTGACCAAGATCTGCGTATTCCTCTTCGCCTTCGTGGTGCCCATCCTCATCATCACCGTGTGCTACGGCCTCATGCTGCTGCGCCTGCGCAGCGTGCGCCTGCTGTCGGGCTCCAAGGAGAAGGACCGCAGCCTGCGGCGCATCACGCgcatggtgctggtggtggtgggcgccttCGTGGTGTGCTGGGCGCCCATCCACATCTTCGTCATCGTCTGGACGCTGGTGGACATCGACCGGCGCGACCCGCTGGTGGTGGCCGCGCTGCACCTGTGCATCGCGCTGGGCTACGCCAATAGCAGCCTCAACCCCGTGCTCTACGCCTTCCTCGACGAGAACTTCAAGCGCTGCTTCCGCCAGCTCTGCCGCAAGCCCTGCGGCCGCCGGGAGCCCAGCAGCTTCAGCCGCGCCCGCGAAGCCACGGCCCGCGAGCGGGTCACCGCCTGCACCCCGTCTGATGGTCCCGGCGGTGGCGCCGCCGCCTGA